GTTTTTAACATTTGTAACCATTGTCTTGGTTTGGATCTTCAGGATTTGGGCAACATAGGACCATCTTATGACACCCAGAAACAGACATCATCGGTCACCACCACAGGAGGACTTAATGGTAAACAACAGGGAcatttaactgttttttttttttgtgtagttttAATTACTCACGTTATTGCTTGTTGTGTAGGGTGTAAATATCAGGTCTAAATAATCTACTCCTGAATTCTTTACAGACTGTATATGAGTATCATTGCTGTTTAGGGAGACCCTTAACAACTTTATATTGTATTTCAGGTGGATCTGCATTCTCAGGTGAATATGAGGTTGTCAGGGCTCTGTTTGTTCTCCTATAACCCATTCTGTCTGCGTATTTTAAAAGTTTCATTAAGCTTTTCCTTTGTGATCAAGCATTAAGATGTTGGCCTTGTTCCCTTTGAGGTCCCGCCCTGTTTGACCTCTTGTTCgcagcttttttattatttttattaaaataaataaacagctacACTAATCCCTGCCTGTGTGTGGCTGCCCAGTCCTGTTTGTTTGCACCCAGCCAAGCCAATCTAACTGCCATAGCCTTTGACAAACTGCTGCTCAGCCTATTGCTCTGCACTGATGAACAGGTGGCCTTCTGCAAACCAAATGTTATGGCTATTAGATTGTCCAACCCTATCTCTGCGTTAATCTGGGATCTgattgtctgtgttttgtgtggttgTTTGTTGGTGAGTGATTATGAACTATTACATAATTCATGTCTGGAATTTGGATTATTTCCTGCGAAACCATAATGGTTTACTGTGAAATTTTGTTGGATTTTGGCTCCTCTTAGAACAGTAGCTCTAGTAGAAGTGTTTCTTTGAGTGTGTTCATTTGAACCGCTCtaaaaatgtttatgtaaaAAATCTCAGCTGtgttatttaattaattgtaaatcatcattgttattaattattgtgatctgcacttttttttttgttttttaaactttgtttattagaattagagcataggcaatagcaatattctcaaaaggttacaaaagaaaacagctcaaactctcaaacctcgacaaccaaacagaagaaaaaggatAATAATGTGATCTGTACTTTTAAGGTTGATTTGTCtgcctgttttgtgttttcttacactaatgtgtgtgttatgggctAAGTGTCCTGCCTTAGAAAACAGGTTTGTGTGTATGGGATAGCATTATAATTTGTGCGTTTGTGTGAAGGTGCTTTGGCTCCTGGAGGAACGGGGAAAGGCCGTGGGGCCAAAcgtaaacagcagcagcagcaagatgGTGCCACAGCAGGAACGGCCAAGAGAACACGCAGGTAGTgtgcacgaacacacacacacacacacaaacaaaaaatctAATACGAGTATTTGTCTACTTAATGTATGTGTTGTGAGCTGTGGCAGATACAGACGAAGTCCTCCCCCACTTATCATGACCAGAACAACATCATAACCATTAATGTGCAGCCATATATGTCACCATATAATTACACAAATGGCCGAAGCAGCATgtcttgctttgtttttttccagtGATCCACTATTTGCAGCACAGCGCCTGCCACCCCATGGTTACCCTCTGGAGCATCCCTTCAATAAAGACGGCTACCGCTACATCTTGGCTGAGCCAGATCCACATGCACCAGACCCAGATAAGCTGGACCAGGAGTGCTGGGCAGGGAAACCCATCCCTGGTGACCTCTACCGGGCCTGTCTTTATGAGAGAGTCCTCCTGGCCCTCCATGACAGAGGTACTGTCCTTTGATTTATCCTCTTTCCTGTTTTGTGAGCTCATTATGTAAAATGGTTTTGTGCATTTCTTtagctgagttttttttttttttttttttttcttcattcttcaAAGCTCCCCAGTTAAAGATATCAGATGACCGCTTGACTGTGACTGGAGAGAAAGGGTATTCCATGGTCCGTGCTTCCCATGGTGTGAGGAAGGGTGCCTGGTATTTCGAGGTTACAGTGGATGAAATGCCACCTGACACAGCCGCACGACTTGGTTGGTCACAAGCTTTAGGTGGGTAAATATGCAGCTTTGTTTAGAGAAggttgaaaacacacacacacgaaactTAACAACTTAATTATTCCAATCTAACTGGCAGGCAATCTGCAGGCACCCCTTGGATATGATAAGTTCAGCTACTCCTGGCGCAGTAAAAAGGGGACGCGTTTCCATCAGTCCATAGGCAAACACTATTCTGACAGCTATGGCCAGGGGGACATCCTTGGCTTCTTCATTGATCTTCCAGACAACACAGAGACATCCAAGGCCTTGCCAGACACCTACAAGGATAAAGTATGCTCACACTTGACCCCATGCTTATAGTCAGTTAAAATGACCAAGTTCAGTTGGTTCAGTCCACGTAGAGAACATTAGTCTGAAGCACCCAGTGTTTACAGCTGACATTTCTCTTCCAGGCACTGATCAAATTCAAAAGCTACTTGTATTTTGAAGAGAAGGACTATGTGGACAAGGCAGAGAAGAGCTTGAAAACAGCTGGTCCGAGCAGAGTGAGTATGTCTACAGTCTGATCTGCACATCCTCATGTCAGCATATTTCACGTCAACTACGATTATATGTTCTTTGTCCCACTATTCAGATGCAGTTTTACAAGAATGGAGTCAGCCAGGGCCTGGCATTTGACAACCTTTTTGAGGGGATGTACTTCCCTGCTATTTCTCTCTACAAAAGCTGCACGGTATTTGCcttcagattattattatttttctaaacCCCACTATGCCACTGTATTCTGGATCTTTCATTCTTCTTTTCTGATACAAATTGTCAGGTATCTGTTAATTTTGGGCCACACTTCAAATACCCACCAAAGGATGTCAAATTCCAGCCAGTGAGTAACAAAATCTAAAATGCTGTATGCACTGTAATAATTTTAGTTAAGCattgtattaaaatattaatgtttga
This genomic stretch from Denticeps clupeoides chromosome 5, fDenClu1.1, whole genome shotgun sequence harbors:
- the ash2l gene encoding set1/Ash2 histone methyltransferase complex subunit ASH2 isoform X2 translates to MATESGAAGAAAAETEAGEGEASFGDLNANMETGSSNGKDAVDTAGGAPESAEIQTGSGDEENGRQLGEVELQCALCTKWFTADTFSIDTVTCLPFMTNYVFHCNVCHHSGNTYFLRKPANLKEMCLTALANLTWRSRVQDEHPKTMFSKEKDIIPFIDKYWECMTTRQRPGKLTWPNNIVKTMSKERDVFLVKEHPDPGSKDPEEDYPKFGLLDQDLGNIGPSYDTQKQTSSVTTTGGLNGALAPGGTGKGRGAKRKQQQQQDGATAGTAKRTRSDPLFAAQRLPPHGYPLEHPFNKDGYRYILAEPDPHAPDPDKLDQECWAGKPIPGDLYRACLYERVLLALHDRAPQLKISDDRLTVTGEKGYSMVRASHGVRKGAWYFEVTVDEMPPDTAARLGWSQALGNLQAPLGYDKFSYSWRSKKGTRFHQSIGKHYSDSYGQGDILGFFIDLPDNTETSKALPDTYKDKALIKFKSYLYFEEKDYVDKAEKSLKTAGPSRMQFYKNGVSQGLAFDNLFEGMYFPAISLYKSCTVSVNFGPHFKYPPKDVKFQPMSDMGWGAVIEHTLADMLYHVETEVDGRRSPPWEG
- the ash2l gene encoding set1/Ash2 histone methyltransferase complex subunit ASH2 isoform X3, producing MQTWKLDLQMGKTRWYSLLLLFIMDTAGGAPESAEIQTGSGDEENGRQLGEVELQCALCTKWFTADTFSIDTVTCLPFMTNYVFHCNVCHHSGNTYFLRKPANLKEMCLTALANLTWRSRVQDEHPKTMFSKEKDIIPFIDKYWECMTTRQRPGKLTWPNNIVKTMSKERDVFLVKEHPDPGSKDPEEDYPKFGLLDQDLGNIGPSYDTQKQTSSVTTTGGLNGGSAFSGALAPGGTGKGRGAKRKQQQQQDGATAGTAKRTRSDPLFAAQRLPPHGYPLEHPFNKDGYRYILAEPDPHAPDPDKLDQECWAGKPIPGDLYRACLYERVLLALHDRAPQLKISDDRLTVTGEKGYSMVRASHGVRKGAWYFEVTVDEMPPDTAARLGWSQALGNLQAPLGYDKFSYSWRSKKGTRFHQSIGKHYSDSYGQGDILGFFIDLPDNTETSKALPDTYKDKALIKFKSYLYFEEKDYVDKAEKSLKTAGPSRMQFYKNGVSQGLAFDNLFEGMYFPAISLYKSCTVSVNFGPHFKYPPKDVKFQPMSDMGWGAVIEHTLADMLYHVETEVDGRRSPPWEG
- the ash2l gene encoding set1/Ash2 histone methyltransferase complex subunit ASH2 isoform X1, with product MATESGAAGAAAAETEAGEGEASFGDLNANMETGSSNGKDAVDTAGGAPESAEIQTGSGDEENGRQLGEVELQCALCTKWFTADTFSIDTVTCLPFMTNYVFHCNVCHHSGNTYFLRKPANLKEMCLTALANLTWRSRVQDEHPKTMFSKEKDIIPFIDKYWECMTTRQRPGKLTWPNNIVKTMSKERDVFLVKEHPDPGSKDPEEDYPKFGLLDQDLGNIGPSYDTQKQTSSVTTTGGLNGGSAFSGALAPGGTGKGRGAKRKQQQQQDGATAGTAKRTRSDPLFAAQRLPPHGYPLEHPFNKDGYRYILAEPDPHAPDPDKLDQECWAGKPIPGDLYRACLYERVLLALHDRAPQLKISDDRLTVTGEKGYSMVRASHGVRKGAWYFEVTVDEMPPDTAARLGWSQALGNLQAPLGYDKFSYSWRSKKGTRFHQSIGKHYSDSYGQGDILGFFIDLPDNTETSKALPDTYKDKALIKFKSYLYFEEKDYVDKAEKSLKTAGPSRMQFYKNGVSQGLAFDNLFEGMYFPAISLYKSCTVSVNFGPHFKYPPKDVKFQPMSDMGWGAVIEHTLADMLYHVETEVDGRRSPPWEG